One region of Chryseobacterium sp. SORGH_AS_0447 genomic DNA includes:
- the era gene encoding GTPase Era, which yields MHKAGFVNIVGKPNAGKSTLLNQLMGEKLAIVTQKAQTTRHRIFGIYNEEDLQIVFSDTPGVLDPKYGLQEKMMDFVKDSLQDADVFLFIVDVTDKAEPSEFLIDKLNKIPVPVLLLLNKVDQTNQEGLEKLVETWHERIPKAEILPISALNAFNTDIILPKIKSLLPENPPYYDKDQYTDKPERFFVNEAIREKILLNYEKEIPYSVEVVTEQFKEKEGIIFIDSIIYVERDTQKGIIIGHKGEAIKKVGTESRMDLEKFFNKKIHLNLFVKVKKDWRKNDRDLKNFGYR from the coding sequence ATGCATAAAGCAGGATTTGTAAATATCGTCGGAAAGCCAAATGCCGGAAAATCTACCTTGTTGAACCAACTGATGGGGGAGAAGCTGGCTATTGTTACCCAAAAGGCTCAGACCACACGCCACAGGATTTTTGGAATTTATAACGAAGAAGACCTGCAGATCGTGTTTTCCGATACCCCGGGAGTGCTGGATCCTAAGTACGGATTACAGGAAAAGATGATGGATTTTGTAAAAGATTCTTTACAGGATGCAGACGTTTTTCTATTTATCGTAGATGTTACCGATAAAGCTGAACCTTCCGAATTTTTAATCGATAAACTGAATAAAATTCCGGTACCTGTTTTATTGTTGTTGAATAAAGTAGACCAGACCAACCAGGAAGGACTTGAAAAGCTGGTGGAAACCTGGCATGAAAGGATTCCGAAAGCGGAGATTCTTCCTATTTCGGCGCTGAATGCCTTTAATACCGATATTATCCTTCCAAAAATAAAATCGCTATTACCGGAAAACCCTCCGTATTACGATAAAGACCAGTATACGGACAAGCCCGAAAGATTTTTCGTAAACGAAGCCATCCGTGAGAAAATTTTATTGAATTACGAAAAGGAAATTCCTTATTCGGTAGAAGTTGTTACCGAGCAGTTCAAAGAGAAAGAAGGGATAATTTTCATTGATTCTATTATCTACGTAGAAAGAGATACCCAAAAAGGGATCATCATCGGCCATAAAGGGGAAGCCATTAAAAAAGTAGGGACAGAATCTAGAATGGACCTGGAAAAGTTCTTCAACAAAAAAATTCACCTCAACCTTTTCGTAAAGGTGAAAAAAGACTGGAGAAAAAATGACCGGGACCTGAAAAATTTCGGATACCGATAG
- a CDS encoding DoxX family protein, translating into MNYTSATNSDSVVKDISLLVVRIFIGFAMLSHGFPKLQMLIDGNRDFFDFLGMGPRLSLGLTVFAEFVCSIFLILGLFSRIAIGFLMFSMIIAGFVVHGADPFAKQELSLVYLSVYLLLMVFGVGKVSVDYMIEKRKRANDW; encoded by the coding sequence ATGAACTATACGAGCGCAACAAATTCTGATTCGGTTGTAAAAGATATTTCTTTATTGGTGGTGCGGATATTTATCGGTTTTGCCATGCTTTCCCACGGATTTCCCAAACTGCAAATGCTCATCGACGGAAATCGTGATTTCTTCGATTTTCTGGGAATGGGTCCGCGGTTGTCTTTGGGACTGACGGTATTTGCTGAATTTGTATGTTCCATCTTTCTGATTTTAGGACTTTTCTCCAGAATAGCCATCGGGTTTCTGATGTTCAGCATGATCATTGCCGGATTCGTAGTGCATGGAGCGGATCCTTTTGCAAAGCAGGAACTGAGCTTGGTATATCTTTCCGTTTATCTTCTGCTGATGGTGTTCGGCGTCGGGAAAGTTTCCGTAGATTACATGATAGAAAAAAGGAAAAGAGCCAACGACTGGTAA
- a CDS encoding S9 family peptidase — protein sequence MKIKLTICLLAFLNFYDAQESITYQKPSAEILKLADYERPPGVLMNSKKDWIVFTYRPTYKTLEDLSQQEMKLGGLRINPVTNISSTSTYSNNLKVRKLNDRTEVQVKNLPANPKITYTSFSPDEKKLAFTNTTNKGVELWIVDLETATARKITSDNLNANLGSPYVWYKDSQHLLIKTLPQNRGTLIDASKDLPTGPIVSTADGKVSQNRTYQDLLKNPQDEKNFEILTASEIYNVDLNGSVKKVKDQDLYSGLSFSPDGSYLMATTIKKPFSYIVPLSRFPMTTTVYDMNGNAVKVVNEIPLNEIMPKGFSSVRTGKRDMGWRSDMPATLVYTEALDGGDQSKQAEYRDEVFTWEAPFNSPPKSFFKTKQRYENVSWTNDHYAIVSEGWYDTRNTKSYLVDLNSGESKVIEDRNFQDIYSDPGYFNTTKNQYGRTVVDMKGGKSYLIGAGFTKDGQHPFLDEVDMKTLKKKRLYTSNLKNAKEEIIDILNPSKGEVLTIQQSSSQYPNYFKKNIKSNKAEAVTSFANPFESIKDVYKEVITYKRNDGVTLTGTLYLPANYDRKAKTEKLPLLIWAYPTEYKDKNTAGQNNQNPNDFTFPSYGSFVYWTAKGYAVLDDAAFPIIGEGKTEPNDTFIPQLVANAEAAINAVDQLGYIDRKKVAVGGHSYGAFMTANLLTHSKLFACGIARSGAYNRTLTPFGFQSEQRNYWDVPEIYNTMSPFMNADKMKTPLLLIHGDADNNPGTFTLQTERYFQALKNLGAPVKMVLLPKEAHGYAAKENILHVLWEQDQFLEKCLKK from the coding sequence ATGAAAATAAAGTTAACCATATGCCTTCTTGCGTTTCTCAACTTTTACGATGCACAGGAAAGTATCACTTATCAGAAACCCTCTGCGGAGATTCTGAAGCTGGCGGATTATGAACGGCCTCCGGGGGTCTTGATGAACAGCAAAAAAGACTGGATCGTTTTCACGTACCGTCCGACCTACAAAACACTGGAAGATCTGAGCCAGCAGGAGATGAAGCTGGGAGGGCTGAGAATAAATCCGGTAACCAATATCTCAAGCACGTCGACGTATTCGAATAATCTGAAAGTAAGAAAGCTGAATGATAGAACAGAAGTTCAGGTTAAGAATTTACCAGCCAACCCTAAAATTACCTATACCTCATTTTCACCGGATGAAAAGAAACTGGCATTCACCAATACTACCAATAAAGGTGTCGAATTGTGGATTGTCGATCTTGAGACAGCTACTGCCAGGAAGATTACATCCGATAATTTAAATGCAAACCTTGGAAGTCCTTACGTATGGTACAAAGACTCCCAGCATCTGCTGATTAAAACCCTTCCCCAAAACAGAGGAACTTTAATTGATGCCAGCAAAGACCTTCCAACTGGCCCGATTGTATCGACCGCCGACGGAAAAGTGTCGCAGAACCGGACCTATCAGGACCTCCTGAAAAATCCACAGGATGAAAAGAACTTTGAAATACTGACGGCTTCCGAGATCTATAACGTAGATCTTAACGGCAGTGTAAAAAAAGTAAAGGATCAGGATCTGTATTCCGGGCTGAGCTTTTCGCCGGACGGAAGCTACCTGATGGCCACTACGATTAAAAAACCGTTCTCGTATATTGTTCCGCTCAGCAGGTTCCCGATGACGACAACCGTCTATGATATGAATGGGAATGCAGTAAAAGTTGTGAATGAAATTCCGCTGAATGAAATTATGCCGAAAGGCTTTTCTTCCGTACGTACCGGAAAAAGGGATATGGGCTGGAGAAGCGATATGCCGGCAACTTTGGTCTATACCGAAGCACTGGACGGCGGAGATCAGTCAAAGCAGGCGGAATACAGGGATGAGGTTTTTACCTGGGAAGCTCCTTTCAACAGTCCACCGAAATCCTTTTTCAAAACAAAGCAGCGGTATGAAAATGTAAGCTGGACGAATGACCACTACGCCATCGTTTCGGAAGGATGGTACGATACGAGAAATACAAAATCTTATCTGGTAGACCTGAACAGCGGTGAATCGAAAGTAATCGAAGACCGAAACTTTCAAGATATCTACAGTGATCCGGGGTATTTCAACACGACCAAAAACCAGTACGGCAGGACCGTCGTTGATATGAAGGGCGGGAAATCTTACCTCATCGGAGCAGGATTCACCAAAGACGGACAGCATCCTTTCCTGGATGAGGTGGATATGAAAACGCTGAAGAAAAAGAGGCTTTATACGTCCAATCTTAAAAATGCCAAGGAAGAAATCATTGATATTCTGAATCCATCAAAAGGAGAGGTGCTTACGATTCAACAGTCGTCCAGCCAGTACCCGAATTATTTTAAAAAGAACATAAAATCCAATAAAGCAGAGGCGGTGACCAGTTTTGCCAATCCGTTCGAAAGCATCAAAGATGTTTACAAGGAAGTAATTACGTACAAGAGAAATGACGGGGTAACTTTAACGGGAACGCTTTATCTTCCGGCCAACTATGACCGTAAGGCAAAAACCGAAAAGCTTCCGTTGCTGATCTGGGCATATCCGACCGAATATAAAGACAAGAACACGGCCGGACAGAACAACCAGAACCCGAATGATTTTACATTCCCTTCTTACGGTTCTTTTGTTTACTGGACGGCAAAAGGGTATGCCGTTCTGGATGATGCCGCATTCCCGATCATCGGGGAAGGAAAAACAGAACCGAACGATACCTTTATTCCGCAGTTGGTTGCCAACGCAGAAGCCGCAATTAACGCAGTGGATCAGTTAGGTTATATCGACCGGAAAAAAGTGGCTGTAGGCGGCCATTCTTACGGCGCATTTATGACGGCCAACCTGTTGACGCATTCTAAGCTGTTTGCCTGTGGAATTGCCAGAAGCGGGGCTTATAACCGGACTCTGACGCCATTCGGTTTCCAGAGCGAACAGAGAAACTACTGGGATGTTCCGGAAATTTACAATACGATGTCCCCCTTTATGAATGCCGACAAGATGAAAACGCCTTTGCTGCTGATTCACGGTGATGCCGATAACAACCCCGGAACTTTCACCTTACAGACCGAGCGGTATTTCCAGGCGCTGAAAAACCTGGGAGCTCCGGTAAAGATGGTTCTGCTGCCTAAGGAAGCCCACGGATATGCCGCCAAAGAAAATATCCTGCATGTACTTTGGGAACAGGACCAGTTCCTTGAGAAATGTCTAAAAAAATAA
- a CDS encoding HAD family hydrolase, protein MNNSITTIAFDADDTLWVNEPYFQEAENKFCALLEDYLPQHSVSQELFKTEMQNLHLYGYGIKGFMLCMVETVCRISNSAASLELISNAIKIGHELLLKPVELLDGVPETLERLKGKYRLVVTTKGDLLDQERKLRKSGLQDYFHHIEIMSDKKESDYQKLLKHLDCKPEHFLMLGNSIKSDILPVLEIGGFAGHIPYHVTWTHEQHDVQLEHDRFLEFKNIKEVLNYV, encoded by the coding sequence ATGAATAATTCGATAACAACAATAGCATTCGACGCCGACGATACCCTTTGGGTCAACGAACCTTATTTTCAGGAAGCAGAAAATAAATTCTGCGCATTGCTGGAAGACTATCTTCCGCAACATTCCGTTTCCCAGGAACTGTTTAAAACGGAAATGCAGAATCTGCATCTGTACGGATATGGGATCAAAGGATTTATGCTGTGTATGGTGGAAACCGTTTGCCGGATTTCAAATTCAGCCGCTTCCTTAGAGCTTATCAGTAATGCTATTAAAATCGGTCATGAACTGCTGTTGAAACCGGTCGAACTTCTGGACGGAGTACCTGAAACACTGGAACGTCTTAAAGGAAAATACCGGCTGGTGGTAACAACAAAGGGTGATCTGCTGGACCAGGAAAGAAAGCTCAGAAAATCAGGATTACAGGATTATTTTCATCATATTGAAATCATGAGTGATAAAAAGGAAAGTGATTACCAAAAATTATTAAAGCATCTGGACTGTAAGCCGGAGCACTTTTTAATGCTTGGAAACTCCATTAAATCGGATATTTTACCGGTATTGGAAATCGGCGGCTTTGCCGGGCATATTCCGTACCATGTCACCTGGACACACGAACAGCATGACGTTCAACTGGAGCATGACCGTTTTTTGGAATTTAAAAATATTAAAGAGGTTTTAAATTATGTTTAA
- a CDS encoding Crp/Fnr family transcriptional regulator, producing the protein MLRTNQTFFDYLEQLYTRQDHKGNIVLKSFEKGDKILTQNEISTKIMLIKTGITKCYFVEENDKEYIVEFLGKGEIIGEIEVIKNVPCLCSIEAITEVTVYSMSIPYFSVAY; encoded by the coding sequence ATGTTACGTACCAATCAGACATTTTTCGATTATTTGGAGCAGCTTTATACCCGGCAGGATCATAAAGGCAATATTGTATTGAAATCATTTGAAAAAGGAGATAAGATACTGACCCAGAATGAGATTTCCACAAAGATCATGTTAATTAAAACCGGTATTACCAAATGCTACTTCGTGGAAGAAAATGATAAGGAATATATTGTTGAATTTCTCGGAAAAGGCGAGATCATCGGTGAAATTGAAGTTATTAAAAATGTGCCGTGCCTTTGCAGCATCGAGGCCATTACGGAAGTTACCGTTTATTCCATGTCTATCCCTTACTTCTCAGTCGCTTATTAA
- a CDS encoding helix-turn-helix domain-containing protein — translation MKLLKMCRAFAASRPLRKLPFIPCLSLTSQSLIKNDLSLNNLLLDVFAERIVNTSSRASYQQLHTTEHTLSQLLEVKSREMEISKEDMAAYLGITVRSLNRALKELQENNSEE, via the coding sequence TTGAAGTTATTAAAAATGTGCCGTGCCTTTGCAGCATCGAGGCCATTACGGAAGTTACCGTTTATTCCATGTCTATCCCTTACTTCTCAGTCGCTTATTAAAAATGATCTGTCGCTGAATAATTTACTGCTTGATGTTTTCGCCGAAAGGATCGTCAATACCTCAAGCCGGGCTTCCTATCAGCAGCTTCATACTACAGAACATACGCTGTCCCAGCTTCTGGAAGTGAAGTCCAGGGAAATGGAAATTTCCAAAGAAGATATGGCCGCTTATCTTGGTATTACGGTAAGGAGCCTGAACCGGGCACTGAAAGAACTGCAGGAAAACAATTCCGAAGAATAG
- a CDS encoding GNAT family N-acetyltransferase — protein sequence MLTSMEELKFRNATPEDLPKIVEIYNSTIPSRMVTADTEDITVESRIRWFHEHTPERRPLWLVEDQQDNVLGWVSFSSFYGRPAYNGTVELSIYMAENSRGKGYGKKVLQHCIDNAPKFDVKTLLGFIFLHNEPSLKLFRHFGFEDWGVFPDVAVLDGVERTLVILGKRVG from the coding sequence ATGCTGACATCAATGGAAGAACTGAAATTCAGGAATGCAACACCGGAAGATTTACCGAAGATCGTAGAGATTTATAATTCCACCATTCCCTCAAGAATGGTTACCGCCGATACGGAAGATATTACCGTGGAAAGCAGGATCCGGTGGTTTCACGAGCATACCCCTGAACGAAGGCCGCTTTGGCTGGTTGAGGATCAGCAGGACAACGTATTGGGATGGGTCAGCTTTTCTTCATTTTACGGAAGGCCGGCCTATAACGGAACGGTAGAGTTGAGCATTTATATGGCAGAAAACTCCCGCGGAAAAGGCTACGGAAAAAAAGTCCTTCAACATTGTATTGATAACGCGCCTAAGTTTGATGTGAAAACTTTATTGGGATTTATCTTTCTGCATAATGAACCCAGCCTGAAATTATTCCGCCATTTCGGTTTTGAAGACTGGGGTGTCTTTCCGGATGTCGCTGTGCTGGATGGGGTGGAGAGGACTTTGGTTATTTTGGGGAAAAGGGTAGGGTAA
- a CDS encoding MATE family efflux transporter codes for MNFLNKNYTKECLTLALPVMLTQVGQVSVNLFDNIIVGNLLGADALASVSLGNAVFFSMFVLALGFSFAIPPLVSQAHSQHEHQTINSVFSHGFVINMTVGILLMGILLLGMPLLYQSGQPKNIIPDTVDFLTIMAISIVPFMAFQTLREVSEGLSYTIGVTKATIIANVINIVLNYVFIKGLFGFPPMGVKGSALASLIARVFMVVFLYFVLLNEKKTKQYIKDFSLKIQVFSKEMFEKMIRLGFPTALQMFFEVTAFAGAAFICGLISAHDIASHQIALSMASFTFNLCIGFSVASTVMIGRKVGEGNFVELRKVGINNLKIAFIFMCICGVIFILGRNILPTFFTKKEEIEVIELAAKLMIIAALFQLSDGIQVTALGMLRGLQDVKIPSIYTFIAYWIITIPLGYLLCFTLKMGAFGMWIALGLGLTVSAVMLVKRFLNLSAKKIKQNL; via the coding sequence ATGAATTTTTTAAATAAGAACTATACGAAAGAATGCCTTACCCTCGCACTCCCCGTCATGCTGACGCAGGTGGGCCAGGTTTCGGTAAATCTCTTCGACAATATTATTGTCGGAAATCTTTTGGGAGCCGATGCACTGGCTTCCGTTTCACTCGGAAATGCTGTCTTTTTCTCTATGTTTGTCTTGGCGCTGGGATTTTCCTTTGCTATTCCTCCGTTAGTCTCTCAGGCACATTCTCAGCACGAGCACCAGACCATTAATTCGGTTTTCAGTCATGGTTTTGTGATCAATATGACCGTCGGTATTTTACTGATGGGAATTTTACTTTTAGGAATGCCCCTACTCTACCAGTCCGGACAGCCGAAAAATATTATTCCGGATACGGTAGATTTCCTGACGATTATGGCGATCAGCATTGTTCCGTTTATGGCTTTTCAGACGCTGAGGGAAGTTTCCGAAGGATTATCTTATACCATCGGTGTTACAAAAGCTACGATCATTGCGAATGTGATCAATATTGTGCTAAACTATGTGTTTATTAAAGGACTTTTCGGATTTCCACCGATGGGTGTAAAGGGTTCTGCGTTAGCCAGTCTCATTGCCCGGGTTTTTATGGTGGTCTTCCTGTATTTTGTTTTACTGAACGAAAAGAAAACAAAACAATACATCAAAGATTTTTCTTTAAAAATTCAGGTGTTCAGCAAAGAGATGTTTGAAAAAATGATTCGCTTAGGATTTCCTACTGCTTTGCAGATGTTCTTTGAGGTAACCGCTTTTGCCGGAGCTGCCTTTATCTGCGGACTGATCTCGGCCCACGATATTGCCTCCCATCAGATCGCTCTGAGCATGGCTTCTTTTACTTTTAATTTATGCATCGGCTTTAGTGTCGCTTCTACCGTCATGATCGGAAGAAAAGTAGGCGAAGGGAATTTTGTGGAATTACGGAAAGTCGGTATCAACAATCTTAAAATTGCCTTTATCTTTATGTGCATCTGTGGGGTTATTTTTATTTTGGGCCGGAATATCCTGCCAACTTTCTTTACCAAAAAAGAGGAAATTGAAGTGATCGAACTCGCTGCCAAATTAATGATCATTGCCGCTTTGTTCCAATTATCGGACGGTATTCAGGTTACGGCTCTGGGAATGCTGCGGGGATTGCAGGATGTAAAGATCCCGTCCATCTACACCTTTATCGCGTATTGGATCATTACCATTCCATTGGGTTATTTACTTTGTTTCACCCTGAAAATGGGTGCTTTTGGAATGTGGATTGCCTTAGGACTTGGACTGACGGTTTCTGCGGTGATGCTGGTCAAACGTTTTCTGAATCTGTCTGCAAAGAAAATTAAGCAAAACTTATAA
- a CDS encoding sigma-54 dependent transcriptional regulator, whose protein sequence is MQKILIVEDEKAISGVLQSILSDELTEYEFVIAEDGLEGYKQIEKEDFALIISDIKMPKLSGTELLKQSLALKPESTFIMISGHADIDSAVSCLREGAYDFISKPIDINRLITSVKNALAKETLKKENKNLQTENKTLKKKVNKKYQMIGESAGLKKIQEMIEKVAVSDARVLITGPNGAGKELVAHAIHNQSDRARGPMVEVNCAAIPSELIESELFGHVKGSFTGAIKDKQGKFEQANGGTIFLDEIGDMSLIAQAKVLRALQESKVSPVGSDKEIKVDVRVLAATNKNMQKEIEAGRFREDLYHRLSVIEIYVPSLDERKEDIKLLVEHFSGLIADEHGTAMKKFDDKAIEALKALSWTGNIRELRNVVERLIILGGNTVSADDVASFVRK, encoded by the coding sequence ATGCAAAAAATCCTTATTGTAGAAGACGAAAAAGCAATCTCAGGAGTACTCCAAAGTATCCTATCTGACGAACTTACCGAATATGAATTTGTAATCGCCGAAGACGGACTTGAAGGCTATAAGCAGATCGAAAAAGAAGATTTCGCGCTGATTATTTCCGACATCAAAATGCCTAAGCTTTCCGGAACCGAACTTTTGAAACAAAGTTTAGCCTTAAAACCGGAATCCACTTTCATCATGATTTCAGGACATGCGGATATTGATTCTGCCGTTTCCTGTCTGAGAGAAGGGGCTTACGACTTCATATCCAAACCGATTGACATCAACCGATTGATTACCAGTGTAAAAAATGCTTTAGCTAAAGAAACGCTGAAGAAGGAAAATAAAAACCTTCAGACCGAAAACAAAACGCTGAAGAAAAAGGTAAACAAAAAGTACCAGATGATCGGTGAGTCGGCAGGTTTAAAGAAGATCCAAGAGATGATCGAGAAGGTTGCGGTGTCTGATGCAAGGGTTCTGATCACCGGACCGAACGGTGCCGGAAAAGAGCTGGTAGCACATGCTATTCACAACCAGAGTGACCGGGCAAGAGGTCCGATGGTGGAAGTAAACTGTGCCGCTATTCCTTCAGAACTTATCGAATCCGAACTGTTCGGACACGTAAAGGGATCTTTTACAGGTGCTATCAAGGATAAACAGGGAAAATTTGAGCAGGCCAACGGCGGTACGATTTTCCTGGATGAGATCGGAGACATGAGCTTAATTGCCCAGGCAAAAGTATTGAGAGCGCTTCAGGAAAGCAAAGTTTCTCCTGTGGGAAGTGACAAGGAAATAAAAGTTGATGTAAGGGTTCTTGCAGCAACTAACAAAAATATGCAGAAGGAGATAGAAGCTGGAAGATTCAGAGAAGATCTTTACCACAGACTGTCTGTAATCGAGATCTACGTTCCGTCTTTGGATGAAAGAAAAGAAGATATCAAATTATTGGTTGAACATTTCTCCGGATTGATCGCTGATGAACACGGTACTGCAATGAAAAAGTTCGACGACAAAGCAATTGAGGCTTTAAAAGCATTATCATGGACCGGAAATATCAGGGAGTTGAGAAACGTTGTGGAGAGATTGATTATTTTAGGAGGAAACACGGTTTCTGCCGATGATGTTGCAAGTTTTGTAAGGAAATAA
- a CDS encoding YggS family pyridoxal phosphate-dependent enzyme yields the protein MSIQENYNNIKSQLPAGVQLVAVSKTHPVSAIQEVYDLGQKVFGENKVQEITEKYPLLPKDIRWHLIGHLQTNKVKYIAGFIDTIQSADSEKLIREINKEAAKNNRTINVLLQVKIAEEESKFGLEISEAKELFEQYLSGEFQHIKITGLMGMATFTDDQEQVRKEFLTLKNLFDELNQLTKLETLSMGMSDDFPVAIECGANSIRVGSAIFGRRDYSQ from the coding sequence ATGAGTATTCAGGAAAATTACAACAATATTAAAAGTCAGCTTCCTGCCGGGGTACAGTTGGTGGCTGTTTCAAAGACCCATCCGGTATCGGCCATTCAGGAAGTTTATGATCTGGGGCAAAAAGTTTTCGGTGAAAATAAAGTCCAGGAAATCACCGAGAAGTATCCTCTCCTTCCGAAAGACATCCGGTGGCACCTCATCGGGCACCTTCAGACCAATAAAGTAAAATACATCGCCGGATTTATCGATACGATCCAGAGTGCAGACTCTGAAAAGCTGATCCGCGAAATCAATAAGGAAGCCGCAAAAAACAACCGCACCATCAACGTTCTGCTTCAGGTAAAAATTGCGGAGGAAGAAAGTAAATTCGGACTGGAGATTAGCGAAGCCAAAGAATTGTTTGAACAATATCTGAGCGGTGAATTCCAGCATATCAAAATCACCGGACTGATGGGAATGGCTACTTTTACAGACGACCAGGAACAGGTCAGGAAGGAATTTCTAACGCTGAAAAATCTTTTTGATGAATTAAATCAATTGACAAAGCTCGAAACTCTTTCCATGGGCATGAGCGATGACTTCCCGGTGGCTATCGAATGCGGGGCCAATTCCATCCGCGTCGGCTCTGCGATTTTCGGCAGACGAGATTATTCTCAATAG
- a CDS encoding FAD-dependent monooxygenase, whose product MNPISIIGAGIGGLTLANILKSQNLDFTMYESAPEIKPVGSGIMMAINAMQIFDQLGLKEKIEKAGNKIHGVSVTDQHLKNISTTHVLALEKKYNSCNVAIHRADLQRILAENIGFEKINLQHSLVNIRKEKNYLLRFENSNEIESRIVFGADGIHSKIRTQILQAGRIRETGQICWRGLVEFDLPEKYNREAIEAWGKGRRFGFVKMTGKKIYWYAVVNKGLHKRDQSIAEHFHGFHPMIIDIIQATLPENTILNDLIDLAPIPKWYSENICLIGDAAHATTPNLGQGACQSIEDAYVIGKLLQRTDHFNQAFEDFQKIRRNKVDYVVDTSWKLGQFSQWEKATALRNFLMRMVPESFNRKLVERVVELEM is encoded by the coding sequence ATGAACCCTATTTCCATCATCGGAGCCGGAATCGGGGGCCTAACCCTCGCGAATATCCTGAAAAGCCAAAATCTGGATTTTACCATGTACGAATCCGCCCCGGAAATAAAACCGGTAGGCTCCGGGATTATGATGGCCATCAACGCTATGCAGATTTTTGATCAGCTGGGATTGAAAGAAAAGATTGAAAAAGCAGGGAATAAAATTCACGGGGTTTCCGTTACCGATCAGCACCTGAAAAATATTTCAACCACCCATGTTCTTGCCCTGGAAAAGAAATACAATTCCTGCAATGTCGCTATCCATCGGGCGGATCTGCAAAGGATTCTCGCTGAAAACATCGGTTTTGAAAAAATTAACCTTCAACATTCATTGGTTAACATAAGGAAAGAGAAAAATTATCTGCTCCGTTTTGAAAACAGCAATGAAATCGAAAGCCGGATTGTTTTCGGAGCCGACGGCATTCATTCAAAGATCAGGACCCAGATCCTGCAGGCCGGAAGGATCCGGGAAACCGGGCAGATCTGCTGGCGCGGTTTGGTGGAATTTGATCTTCCTGAAAAATATAACCGGGAAGCCATTGAAGCCTGGGGAAAAGGAAGACGATTCGGTTTCGTGAAAATGACCGGAAAAAAAATATATTGGTATGCCGTTGTCAATAAAGGATTGCATAAGCGTGACCAAAGCATTGCGGAACATTTTCACGGTTTTCATCCGATGATAATTGATATCATCCAGGCTACCCTTCCGGAAAATACAATCCTCAATGATCTGATCGACCTCGCTCCTATCCCGAAATGGTATTCTGAGAACATATGTCTGATCGGTGATGCCGCCCATGCCACGACTCCGAATCTTGGCCAGGGTGCCTGCCAGTCGATTGAAGATGCTTATGTAATCGGGAAATTATTGCAACGTACGGATCATTTCAATCAGGCTTTTGAAGATTTTCAGAAAATCAGGAGAAACAAAGTAGATTATGTGGTCGATACCAGCTGGAAGCTCGGACAATTCTCCCAATGGGAAAAAGCAACGGCCTTACGAAACTTCCTGATGAGAATGGTTCCGGAAAGTTTCAACCGGAAGTTGGTGGAACGTGTAGTGGAACTGGAAATGTAG